Proteins encoded by one window of Mycolicibacterium sp. ND9-15:
- a CDS encoding 3-oxoacyl-ACP reductase: MSTDPNDLSGRVAVVTGAAAGLGRAEAIGLARAGATVVVNDIAAALDKSDVLDEISAAGAKGVAVAGDISERSTADELVVTAEGLGGLGIVVNNAGITRDRMLFNMSDEDWDAVIAVHLRGHFLLTRNAATYWRAKAKENGADGAGQVYGRVINTSSEAGLVGPVGQANYGAAKAGITALTLSMARALERYGVRANAIAPRARTAMTAGVFGEEPELAEGQIDPLSPEHVVNLVRFLASPAAEGVNGQLFIVYGPTVTLVAAPTAEAQFSAESDAWDPSELSETLRGYFAERDPQKSFSATALMN, translated from the coding sequence ATGAGCACAGACCCCAATGACCTGTCCGGCCGCGTTGCGGTGGTGACCGGCGCGGCTGCCGGGTTGGGCCGTGCCGAGGCAATCGGCCTCGCCCGGGCGGGAGCCACCGTCGTCGTCAACGACATCGCCGCCGCGTTGGACAAGTCCGACGTGCTCGACGAGATCTCCGCCGCAGGAGCCAAGGGCGTCGCGGTCGCGGGTGACATCAGCGAGCGGTCGACGGCCGACGAACTGGTCGTGACCGCCGAGGGCCTCGGCGGCCTCGGCATCGTCGTCAACAATGCCGGCATCACCCGCGATCGCATGTTGTTCAACATGTCCGACGAGGACTGGGACGCGGTGATCGCCGTGCATCTGCGCGGACACTTCCTGCTGACCCGCAACGCCGCCACGTACTGGCGGGCGAAAGCGAAGGAAAACGGAGCAGATGGGGCCGGCCAGGTCTACGGCCGGGTCATCAACACGTCCTCGGAAGCCGGGCTGGTAGGCCCGGTCGGCCAGGCCAACTACGGCGCGGCCAAGGCGGGCATCACCGCGCTGACGCTGTCGATGGCGCGGGCGCTCGAACGCTACGGTGTGCGGGCCAACGCCATCGCGCCGCGCGCTAGGACCGCGATGACCGCGGGCGTGTTCGGCGAAGAGCCGGAGTTGGCGGAGGGGCAGATCGACCCGCTGTCGCCCGAGCATGTCGTGAACTTGGTCCGTTTCCTGGCCTCGCCCGCGGCCGAAGGGGTTAACGGGCAGCTGTTCATCGTCTACGGTCCAACGGTGACACTGGTGGCAGCGCCGACGGCCGAGGCGCAATTCAGCGCCGAATCCGACGCCTGGGATCCCTCGGAGCTGTCCGAGACACTTCGGGGGTACTTTGCTGAGCGGGATCCGCAGAAGAGTTTCTCGGCGACCGCGCTGATGAACTAG
- a CDS encoding ferredoxin encodes MRVEVDRDRCEGNAVCVGIAPDLFALDDEDYAVVKADPVPADQEDLAEQAITECPRAALNRRD; translated from the coding sequence ATGAGGGTGGAAGTGGACCGTGACCGGTGCGAGGGCAACGCCGTCTGCGTGGGAATCGCGCCCGACCTGTTCGCTCTCGATGACGAGGATTATGCGGTGGTGAAGGCCGATCCCGTGCCTGCCGACCAGGAGGACCTGGCCGAGCAGGCGATCACGGAGTGTCCGCGCGCTGCCCTGAATCGCCGAGACTAG
- a CDS encoding crotonase/enoyl-CoA hydratase family protein, producing MSEPEKGPDALIEQRGHTLILTLNRPEARNALSTEMLSIMVEAWDRVDNDPEIRTCILTGAGGYFCAGMDLKAATAKPPGDSFSDGSYDPSRIDALLKGRRLKKPLIAAVEGPAIAGGTEILQGTDIRVAGESAKFGISEAKWSLYPMGGSAVRLVRQIPYTIACDLLLTGRHITAAEAKEYGLIGYVVPDGTALDKALEIAEVINNNGPLAVQAILKTIRETEGMHEEEAFKPDTANGIPVFLSEDAKEGPRAFKEKRAPNFQMR from the coding sequence GTGAGTGAGCCCGAGAAGGGTCCCGACGCCCTCATTGAGCAGCGCGGACACACCCTGATCCTGACCCTGAACCGGCCCGAGGCGCGCAACGCGCTGTCCACCGAGATGCTCTCGATCATGGTGGAGGCATGGGACCGCGTGGACAACGATCCCGAGATCCGCACCTGCATCCTCACCGGTGCGGGCGGCTACTTCTGTGCGGGCATGGACCTCAAGGCCGCGACGGCCAAGCCGCCGGGCGACTCGTTCTCCGACGGCAGCTACGACCCGTCGCGCATCGACGCGCTGCTGAAGGGCCGACGCCTCAAGAAGCCGTTGATCGCCGCGGTCGAGGGCCCCGCCATCGCGGGCGGCACCGAGATCCTCCAGGGCACGGACATCCGCGTCGCCGGCGAGAGCGCGAAATTCGGTATCTCCGAGGCCAAGTGGAGTCTCTACCCGATGGGCGGGTCCGCGGTCCGCCTGGTACGCCAGATCCCGTACACCATCGCGTGCGATCTGCTGCTGACCGGACGCCACATCACCGCCGCCGAGGCCAAGGAGTACGGGCTGATCGGCTACGTGGTGCCCGACGGCACCGCGCTGGACAAGGCGCTGGAGATCGCCGAGGTGATCAACAACAACGGGCCGCTGGCCGTGCAGGCGATCCTCAAGACGATCCGCGAGACCGAGGGCATGCACGAGGAAGAGGCGTTCAAGCCGGATACCGCCAACGGCATCCCGGTGTTCCTCAGCGAGGACGCCAAGGAGGGCCCGCGGGCGTTCAAGGAGAAGCGGGCCCCGAACTTCCAGATGAGATAG
- a CDS encoding acyl-CoA dehydrogenase family protein, translated as MDFKTTEASEDLGGLVRTIADSVVTPERQRELDGLEQRFDHALWGKLIAADVLSAASPEALGGGGFGVLEQVAVLVALGRQLCAAPYLESVVLGAGVLAEFGSGALQQEWAVPAVKGDKVLTVALDGEMGQGPVQAQPNGSGHRLTGSRTQVPYGPVADAFLIPAETDSGTKVFLVAAGDAGVAIESLSTTGHGSIGHLELQGVEVGADRVIGDGSVAAWLSVRASLGRSAFQLGVLERALELTAAYAREREQFDRPIGSFQAVSSRLADGYIDVKALRLTLTQAAWRLSEGLPAEIDVSTAAFWAADAGHRVAHTTVHVHGGVGIDTDHPVHRYFLAAKQTEFAVGGATGQLLRIGRELADTPA; from the coding sequence ATGGATTTCAAGACAACCGAAGCCTCCGAAGACCTCGGCGGGCTGGTCCGCACCATCGCCGATTCGGTCGTCACCCCGGAGCGCCAGCGCGAACTCGACGGTCTCGAGCAGAGATTCGACCATGCGCTGTGGGGCAAGCTGATCGCGGCCGACGTGCTTTCGGCCGCTTCCCCGGAGGCGTTGGGCGGCGGCGGGTTCGGCGTGTTGGAGCAGGTGGCCGTACTGGTCGCGCTCGGTAGGCAACTGTGCGCGGCGCCGTATCTCGAGTCGGTCGTGCTGGGTGCGGGCGTCCTGGCCGAGTTCGGCTCCGGCGCGCTGCAACAGGAGTGGGCGGTGCCCGCGGTCAAGGGCGACAAGGTCCTCACCGTCGCGCTCGACGGTGAGATGGGCCAAGGTCCGGTCCAGGCGCAGCCGAACGGCTCCGGCCACCGGCTCACCGGGTCTCGCACCCAGGTGCCCTACGGTCCCGTCGCCGACGCATTTCTGATCCCGGCCGAAACCGATTCGGGCACCAAGGTTTTCCTCGTCGCGGCGGGGGACGCCGGCGTGGCGATCGAGTCGTTGAGCACCACCGGCCACGGCAGCATCGGGCATCTGGAGTTGCAGGGCGTTGAGGTGGGTGCCGACCGCGTCATCGGCGACGGCTCTGTCGCCGCTTGGCTCAGTGTTCGAGCGAGCCTGGGCCGCAGCGCATTCCAGCTCGGGGTGCTCGAGCGTGCGCTGGAGCTCACCGCAGCGTACGCGCGCGAACGCGAGCAGTTCGACCGACCGATCGGCAGCTTTCAGGCGGTGTCGTCCCGGCTGGCCGACGGCTACATCGACGTCAAGGCGCTCCGGCTGACGCTGACCCAGGCGGCCTGGCGGCTGTCCGAGGGCCTTCCCGCCGAGATCGACGTCAGCACCGCGGCATTCTGGGCCGCCGACGCCGGCCACCGTGTCGCCCACACCACGGTGCACGTGCACGGTGGCGTGGGAATCGACACCGACCACCCGGTGCACCGGTACTTCCTGGCGGCCAAGCAGACGGAGTTCGCGGTCGGCGGCGCCACCGGCCAACTGTTGCGCATCGGCCGGGAACTGGCCGACACGCCCGCGTGA
- a CDS encoding NAD(P)H-dependent flavin oxidoreductase, protein MRTDLCDRFGIEYPIFVFTPSEKVAAAVSKAGGLGVLGCVRFNSADDLDDVLDWMDENTDGKPYGVDVVMPAKVPQEGTAVDIDELIPQSHRDFVTKTLVDLGVPPLPEDEERKEGVLGWLHSVARSHVEVALKHPIKLIANALGSPPKDVIDQVHAAGVPVAALAGSAKHAQRHVENGVDIVVAQGHEAGGHTGEIGSMVLWPEIVDGLRALGHQTPVLAAGGIGTGRQVAAALALGASGVWMGSAFLTAAEYDLGHRKPSGVSTIQEGLLKATSADTVRRRIYTGKPARLLKTKWTDAWDAPDAPEPLPMPLQNILVSEAHQRMNESDDPDTVAMPVGQIVGRMNEIRPVADIITELVSGFEEATRRLDDIRGN, encoded by the coding sequence ATGAGAACCGACCTGTGTGACCGCTTCGGCATCGAATATCCGATCTTCGTCTTCACGCCGTCGGAGAAGGTCGCCGCCGCGGTCAGCAAGGCGGGCGGGCTCGGGGTGCTGGGCTGCGTGCGGTTCAACTCGGCCGACGATCTCGACGATGTCCTGGACTGGATGGACGAGAACACCGACGGCAAGCCCTACGGCGTCGATGTGGTCATGCCCGCGAAGGTGCCGCAGGAGGGTACCGCGGTCGACATCGACGAGCTGATCCCGCAGAGCCACCGCGATTTCGTCACCAAAACGCTTGTCGACCTTGGAGTTCCACCGCTGCCCGAAGACGAGGAACGCAAGGAGGGCGTGCTCGGCTGGCTACACTCGGTGGCGCGCTCGCATGTCGAGGTCGCGCTCAAACACCCGATCAAGCTGATAGCCAACGCGCTCGGTTCGCCGCCGAAGGACGTCATCGACCAGGTGCATGCGGCGGGTGTTCCCGTCGCCGCGCTGGCCGGCAGCGCCAAACATGCTCAGCGCCATGTAGAGAACGGCGTGGACATCGTGGTGGCGCAGGGGCACGAGGCGGGCGGTCACACCGGCGAGATCGGTTCGATGGTGCTGTGGCCGGAAATCGTCGACGGGCTGCGCGCGCTTGGCCATCAAACCCCCGTGCTGGCGGCCGGTGGAATAGGAACGGGCCGGCAGGTGGCCGCGGCGCTGGCATTGGGGGCCTCGGGGGTGTGGATGGGTTCGGCGTTCCTGACGGCTGCCGAATACGACCTCGGGCACCGCAAACCCAGCGGGGTCTCGACGATCCAGGAGGGCCTGCTGAAGGCCACCTCGGCCGACACGGTGCGGCGCCGCATCTATACGGGAAAGCCTGCGCGCCTGCTGAAGACGAAGTGGACCGATGCCTGGGATGCCCCCGATGCGCCCGAGCCGCTGCCGATGCCACTGCAGAACATCCTCGTCAGCGAGGCGCACCAACGGATGAACGAGTCGGACGATCCCGACACCGTGGCGATGCCGGTCGGCCAGATCGTCGGCCGGATGAACGAGATCCGCCCCGTCGCCGACATCATCACCGAGTTGGTCTCCGGCTTCGAAGAGGCGACGCGCCGCCTCGACGACATCCGCGGAAACTGA
- a CDS encoding MlaE family ABC transporter permease → MIEQLAAPARAVGGFVEMSFDTFAKTFRRPFQFREFLDQTWMIARVSLVPTLLVAIPFTVLVAFTLNILLREIGAADLSGAGTAFGTITQLGPVVTVLVVAGAGATAICADLGARTIREEIDAMRVLGIDPIQRLVVPRVLASTFVALMLNGLVCLIGLSGGYVFSVFLQGVNPGAFINGLTVLTGLGELVMAEIKALLFGVVAGLVGCYRGLTVKGGPKGVGIAVNETVVYAFICLFVINVVMTAVGVRVLDR, encoded by the coding sequence TTGATCGAACAGCTCGCGGCTCCGGCTCGGGCCGTGGGCGGGTTCGTCGAAATGTCCTTCGATACGTTCGCCAAGACCTTTCGGCGGCCGTTTCAGTTCCGGGAGTTCCTCGACCAGACCTGGATGATCGCACGCGTCTCGCTGGTTCCGACGCTGCTGGTGGCCATCCCGTTCACCGTGCTGGTCGCTTTCACCCTCAATATCCTGCTTCGCGAAATCGGTGCGGCCGACCTGTCCGGGGCGGGCACCGCATTCGGCACCATCACTCAGCTCGGGCCCGTGGTGACCGTGCTGGTGGTGGCGGGCGCCGGCGCGACCGCCATCTGTGCGGACCTCGGCGCACGCACCATCCGCGAGGAGATCGACGCGATGCGCGTGTTGGGCATCGACCCGATTCAGCGGTTGGTGGTGCCACGCGTCCTCGCCTCGACGTTCGTCGCGCTGATGCTGAACGGTCTGGTGTGCCTCATCGGCCTGTCCGGGGGCTACGTGTTCTCGGTCTTCCTGCAGGGCGTCAACCCGGGCGCCTTCATCAATGGGCTGACGGTCCTGACGGGTCTGGGCGAGCTGGTGATGGCGGAGATCAAGGCTTTGCTGTTCGGGGTGGTGGCCGGCCTGGTGGGCTGTTACCGCGGCTTGACGGTGAAGGGTGGTCCCAAGGGCGTCGGCATCGCGGTCAACGAAACCGTCGTCTACGCGTTCATCTGCCTGTTCGTCATCAACGTGGTGATGACCGCGGTCGGGGTGAGGGTGCTGGACCGATGA
- a CDS encoding MlaE family ABC transporter permease, whose translation MSYDGTVRFRRLFSGVPKVVDGIGEQALFYGETMRYLPNAVRRYRKETIRNIAEMTMGTGALVMIGGTVGVAAFLTLASGGVIAVQGYSSLGNIGIEALTGFLSAFLNVRIVAPVIAGIALAATIGAGTTAQLGAMRVSEEIDAVESMAVHSVSYLVSTRLMAGMVAIIPLYSLSVLAAFFAARFTTVFINNQSAGLYDHYFDTFLVPTDLLWSFLQAIVMAIAVMLVHTYYGYNASGGPVGVGVAVGQAVRTSLIVVVTITLFISLAVYGASGNFNLSG comes from the coding sequence ATGAGTTACGACGGCACGGTCCGATTCCGCCGCTTGTTCAGCGGTGTGCCCAAGGTCGTCGACGGCATCGGTGAACAGGCGCTCTTCTACGGCGAGACGATGCGGTATCTGCCCAACGCCGTCAGGCGGTACCGCAAGGAGACCATCCGCAACATCGCCGAGATGACGATGGGCACCGGCGCGCTGGTGATGATCGGTGGCACCGTCGGCGTCGCCGCGTTTTTGACCTTGGCGTCGGGCGGCGTCATTGCCGTTCAGGGCTACTCGTCGTTGGGTAACATCGGCATCGAGGCGCTGACCGGGTTCCTGTCGGCCTTCCTCAACGTCCGCATCGTCGCCCCGGTGATCGCGGGCATCGCGTTGGCGGCGACGATCGGCGCGGGTACCACCGCCCAACTCGGCGCCATGCGGGTGTCCGAGGAGATCGACGCCGTGGAGTCGATGGCAGTGCACTCCGTGTCGTACCTGGTCTCCACCCGCCTGATGGCCGGGATGGTCGCGATCATCCCGCTGTACTCGCTGTCTGTGTTGGCCGCGTTCTTCGCCGCCCGGTTCACCACGGTGTTCATCAACAATCAGTCGGCCGGGTTGTACGACCACTACTTCGACACCTTCCTGGTGCCGACGGATCTGCTGTGGTCGTTCCTCCAGGCGATCGTCATGGCGATCGCGGTCATGCTGGTGCACACCTACTACGGCTACAACGCCTCCGGCGGCCCCGTCGGTGTCGGCGTCGCGGTGGGGCAGGCGGTACGGACCTCGCTCATCGTCGTCGTCACCATCACCCTGTTCATCTCGCTCGCCGTCTACGGCGCGTCCGGCAACTTCAACCTCTCCGGGTAG
- a CDS encoding acyl-CoA dehydrogenase family protein, translating to MRIGYTPEQDELRRELRSYFSKLMTPERAEALASNDGEMGRGNVYRETVAQMGKDGWLTLSWPKEFGGQERPPIDGLIFNDEAAIANVPVPFLTINSVAPTIMAFGTDEQKKFFLPRIASGDLHFSIGYSEPGAGTDLASLRTTAVRDDSGTGDYVINGQKMWTSLIAYADYVWLAARTNPEAKKHRGISMLIVPTTAEGFSWTPVHTMAGVDTSATYYQDVRVPVTNLVGEENAGWKLVTNQLNHERVALVSAQPIFLALNGVREWAQNTKDVHGNRLIDSEWVQLNLARVHAKAEVLKLINWELASTEEAAPSPADASAAKVYGTELATEAYRLLMEVLGTAATLRPGTPGALLRGRVERMHRSCLILTFGGGTNEIQRDIIGMVALGLPRVNR from the coding sequence ATGCGGATCGGCTACACCCCAGAGCAAGATGAGCTGCGCCGCGAGCTGCGCTCCTACTTCAGCAAGCTGATGACGCCTGAACGCGCGGAGGCGCTGGCATCCAACGACGGGGAGATGGGGCGCGGCAACGTCTACCGCGAAACCGTCGCGCAGATGGGCAAGGACGGCTGGCTGACGTTGTCGTGGCCCAAGGAGTTCGGCGGCCAGGAGCGTCCGCCCATCGATGGTCTGATCTTCAACGACGAGGCCGCGATCGCGAATGTGCCCGTCCCGTTCCTGACCATCAACAGCGTGGCGCCGACCATCATGGCGTTCGGCACCGACGAGCAGAAGAAGTTCTTCCTGCCCAGGATCGCGTCGGGTGATCTGCACTTCTCGATCGGCTATTCGGAACCGGGCGCGGGCACCGATCTCGCGTCGCTGCGCACCACCGCGGTCCGGGATGACTCAGGCACCGGGGACTACGTGATCAACGGCCAGAAGATGTGGACGAGCCTCATCGCCTACGCGGACTACGTCTGGCTGGCCGCGCGCACGAACCCCGAGGCCAAGAAGCACCGGGGAATCTCGATGCTGATCGTGCCCACCACCGCGGAGGGCTTCTCCTGGACGCCGGTGCACACCATGGCCGGCGTCGACACCAGCGCCACGTACTACCAGGACGTGCGGGTGCCGGTGACCAACCTGGTCGGCGAGGAGAACGCCGGCTGGAAGCTGGTCACCAACCAGCTCAATCACGAGCGCGTCGCGCTGGTATCGGCGCAACCGATCTTCCTGGCGCTCAACGGCGTTCGCGAGTGGGCCCAGAACACCAAGGACGTGCATGGCAACCGCCTCATCGACTCGGAGTGGGTGCAGCTCAACCTGGCCCGGGTGCACGCCAAGGCCGAGGTGCTCAAGCTGATCAACTGGGAGCTGGCGTCCACGGAGGAAGCGGCGCCGTCACCGGCGGACGCATCGGCGGCCAAGGTCTACGGCACCGAGCTGGCCACCGAGGCCTACCGTCTGCTGATGGAGGTCCTCGGCACGGCGGCCACGCTTCGCCCCGGCACGCCGGGAGCGCTGCTGCGCGGACGGGTCGAGCGGATGCACCGCAGCTGCCTCATCCTGACCTTCGGCGGCGGCACCAACGAGATTCAGCGCGACATCATCGGCATGGTCGCGCTCGGCCTGCCCCGGGTCAACCGATAG
- a CDS encoding acyl-CoA synthetase: MSGNVTRSSLGSVALNIADLAEHAIDAVPDRVALICGDEQLTYAQLEEKANRLAHYLIDHGVKKDDKVGLYCRNRIEIVIAMLGVVKAGAILVNVNFRYVEGELRYLFENSDMVALVHERRYADRVANVLPETPLVKTVLVVEDGSDDDFERYGGVEFYSALEQGSPERDFGPRSEDDIYLLYTGGTTGFPKGVMWRHEDIYRVLFGGTDFATGEELQDEHDLAKQAAAGPPMIRYPIPPMIHGATQSATWMALFSGGTIVLAPEFEPDEVWRTVEKHKVNLLFFTGDAMGRPLLDALKDAEHDLSSLFLLASTAALFSSSIKEKLLELLPNRVITDSIGSSETGFGGTSIVAKGQSNTGGPRVSIDKKTVVLDDEGNEVKPGSGVRGIIAKRGRIPVGYYKDEKKTAETFRTINGVRYAIPGDYATVEEDGTVTMLGRGSVSINTGGEKVYPEEVEAALKGHPAVFDALVVGVPDERYGQCVAAVVHPREGARPTLAELDAFVRKEIAGYKVPRSLWYVDKIKRSPAGKPDYRWAKDTTEERPADEVNGKHAAVK; the protein is encoded by the coding sequence TTGTCTGGAAATGTAACACGTTCTAGTTTAGGTTCCGTGGCCCTGAACATCGCTGACCTTGCCGAGCACGCCATCGACGCCGTGCCAGACCGTGTCGCCCTGATCTGCGGCGACGAGCAGCTCACCTACGCCCAGTTGGAGGAGAAGGCCAACCGATTGGCCCACTACTTGATCGACCACGGCGTCAAGAAGGACGACAAGGTCGGGCTGTACTGCCGCAACCGCATCGAGATCGTGATCGCGATGCTCGGCGTCGTCAAGGCCGGCGCCATCCTGGTCAACGTCAACTTCCGCTACGTCGAGGGCGAGCTGCGCTACCTGTTCGAGAACTCCGACATGGTGGCGCTGGTGCATGAACGCCGATATGCCGACCGGGTCGCGAATGTGCTGCCCGAGACGCCGCTCGTCAAGACCGTTCTGGTGGTGGAGGACGGGTCCGACGACGACTTCGAGCGCTACGGCGGCGTCGAGTTCTACTCGGCCCTCGAACAGGGTTCGCCCGAGCGCGATTTCGGCCCGCGCAGCGAGGACGACATCTACCTGCTCTACACCGGTGGCACCACAGGCTTCCCCAAGGGGGTGATGTGGCGTCACGAGGACATCTATCGGGTGTTGTTCGGCGGCACCGACTTTGCGACGGGTGAGGAACTCCAGGACGAACACGACCTGGCCAAGCAGGCGGCCGCCGGCCCCCCGATGATCCGCTACCCCATCCCGCCGATGATCCACGGCGCAACCCAGTCGGCCACGTGGATGGCGTTGTTCTCCGGCGGAACCATCGTCCTGGCACCGGAATTCGAGCCCGACGAGGTCTGGCGCACCGTCGAGAAGCACAAGGTGAACCTGCTGTTCTTCACCGGCGACGCGATGGGCCGACCCCTGCTCGACGCGCTGAAGGACGCGGAGCACGACCTGTCGAGCTTGTTCTTGTTGGCCAGCACCGCCGCGCTGTTCAGCTCCAGCATCAAGGAGAAGCTGCTCGAGTTGCTGCCCAACCGCGTGATCACCGACTCGATCGGGTCGTCCGAGACCGGGTTCGGCGGCACCAGCATCGTGGCCAAGGGCCAGTCGAACACCGGCGGTCCACGGGTCAGCATCGACAAGAAGACGGTGGTGCTCGACGACGAGGGCAACGAGGTGAAGCCCGGCTCCGGCGTAAGGGGAATCATCGCCAAGCGCGGACGTATCCCGGTCGGCTACTACAAGGACGAGAAGAAGACCGCCGAGACCTTCCGGACGATCAACGGCGTGCGCTATGCGATCCCCGGCGACTACGCCACCGTCGAGGAGGACGGCACCGTCACGATGCTGGGTCGCGGGTCGGTGTCGATCAACACCGGCGGGGAGAAGGTCTATCCCGAGGAGGTGGAGGCCGCGCTCAAGGGCCACCCCGCGGTATTCGACGCCTTGGTGGTCGGTGTGCCCGACGAACGGTACGGCCAGTGCGTGGCCGCCGTCGTGCATCCCCGCGAGGGCGCCCGCCCGACGCTGGCCGAGCTCGACGCGTTCGTGCGTAAGGAGATCGCCGGATATAAGGTGCCACGCAGCCTTTGGTATGTCGACAAAATCAAGCGCTCGCCCGCGGGCAAGCCCGACTACCGGTGGGCCAAAGACACCACTGAGGAACGGCCGGCCGACGAGGTGAATGGGAAGCACGCGGCGGTGAAGTGA
- the fadD17 gene encoding long-chain-fatty-acid--CoA ligase FadD17 — protein sequence MSGLPTVSELLTPLSDVDDRGVYFEETFTTWRDHLRYGAAVAAALRTRLDPDRPPHVGVLLQNTPFFSAVLVAAGLTGIVPVGLNPVRRGAALQRDITHADCQLVLADSASLELVGDIGHVDVDSPQWAAEVASFADQPVVVRHADPGDLFMLIYTSGTSGDPKAVKCSQGKVAVAGVTMTQRFDLGPRDVCYVSMPLFHSNAVLVGWAVALASQGSLALRSKFSASQFLPDVRRFGVTYANYVGKPLSYVLATPELPDDADNPLRAVYGNEGAPADIERFAKRFGTVVMDGFGSTEGGIAIARTPDTPPGSLGPLPPGTEIVDVDTGEPCPAGVTGELVNVSDAGRFEGYYNDPQADAERMRGGMYHSGDLAYRDENGYVYFAGRLGDWMRVDGENLGSAPIERVLLRHPDVVEAAAYGIPAPDIGDQVMAAVTLTDDTVFDPDQFREFLAAQPDLGPKQWPSFVRVSAALPRTETFKVIKRQLSAEGTDCADPVYRIPR from the coding sequence GTGAGCGGGCTGCCCACGGTCTCCGAACTGCTGACGCCGCTGTCCGACGTCGACGATCGCGGCGTGTATTTCGAGGAGACGTTCACCACCTGGCGTGACCATCTCCGGTACGGCGCCGCCGTCGCCGCCGCATTGCGCACGCGCCTGGATCCCGACCGGCCGCCCCACGTCGGGGTGTTGCTGCAGAACACGCCGTTCTTCTCGGCCGTGCTGGTGGCCGCGGGGTTGACGGGCATCGTGCCGGTCGGGCTCAATCCGGTCCGCCGCGGCGCGGCGCTGCAGCGCGACATCACCCATGCGGACTGTCAACTGGTACTGGCGGATTCGGCATCGCTCGAGCTGGTCGGTGATATCGGCCATGTCGACGTCGACTCGCCGCAGTGGGCGGCGGAGGTCGCGAGTTTTGCCGATCAGCCCGTCGTGGTGCGCCACGCCGATCCGGGGGACCTGTTCATGCTGATCTACACCTCGGGCACCAGCGGTGACCCGAAGGCGGTCAAGTGCAGCCAGGGCAAGGTCGCGGTCGCGGGCGTGACGATGACCCAACGCTTCGACCTCGGCCCCAGGGACGTCTGCTACGTGTCGATGCCGCTGTTCCACTCCAATGCGGTGCTGGTCGGGTGGGCCGTGGCATTGGCATCGCAAGGCTCGTTGGCGTTGCGCAGCAAGTTCTCTGCGTCACAGTTCCTACCCGACGTCCGCCGCTTCGGTGTGACGTACGCGAACTATGTGGGCAAGCCGCTGTCGTATGTCCTGGCGACACCCGAACTGCCCGACGACGCCGACAATCCGCTGCGCGCGGTGTACGGCAACGAGGGTGCGCCCGCCGATATCGAGCGGTTCGCCAAGCGGTTCGGCACGGTGGTGATGGACGGGTTCGGGTCGACCGAGGGCGGTATTGCGATCGCTCGCACCCCCGACACCCCGCCGGGTTCGTTGGGTCCGCTGCCGCCCGGGACCGAGATCGTCGACGTCGACACCGGCGAGCCCTGCCCTGCGGGTGTGACGGGCGAGCTTGTGAACGTCTCGGACGCAGGGCGATTCGAGGGTTACTACAACGATCCGCAGGCCGATGCCGAGCGGATGCGCGGCGGCATGTATCACAGCGGCGACCTGGCCTACCGCGACGAAAACGGCTACGTGTACTTCGCGGGCCGACTCGGCGACTGGATGCGTGTCGACGGCGAGAACCTCGGTTCGGCGCCCATCGAGCGGGTGCTGCTGCGGCATCCCGATGTGGTCGAGGCCGCGGCCTACGGAATCCCGGCGCCCGACATCGGCGATCAGGTGATGGCGGCGGTGACGTTGACCGACGACACCGTGTTCGACCCGGACCAGTTCCGCGAATTCCTTGCGGCACAACCCGATCTCGGGCCTAAACAGTGGCCGTCGTTCGTTCGGGTGAGCGCAGCACTGCCTCGCACGGAGACCTTCAAGGTCATCAAGCGGCAGCTGTCGGCCGAAGGCACGGACTGCGCCGATCCGGTGTATCGGATTCCGCGCTGA